The Bemisia tabaci chromosome 5, PGI_BMITA_v3 genome includes a window with the following:
- the LOC109042150 gene encoding E3 ubiquitin-protein ligase Siah1: protein MTSRGGVDRIVIDLEDDIPASVGQESAHDPLGVPESTRGKCKRKFDVTPSEIDYEPPQKERCVEAMLEMSTELECPVCMACLSPPIRTCWRGHGICRACVGRVKSCPLCSSKLNPNQNTTLDKLVSRLLLPCAFRKFGCPRVLGVAGKLAHENECPLRVLECPVSVGCPWRGKQGEMAAHLRRDHAANCTLIDYDQKITRRMVFSDDFHAGGFQNASVNSLIVIDNEVLVLHVKGRRERTQHYVLQSLGNDEAAAKFRYRLIHTSPRGLSLTYEGTPIPNNLLVDSVWSSNKCHRIPWELYENFFEPDTQDETLQIQIFRNETPARDAGAGEDSAPRKA from the exons ATGACGTCGCGAGGTGGCGTGGACAGAATCGTGATCGACCTGGAGGATGACATCCCGGCGAGCGTCGGGCAGGAGAGCGCCCACGACCCTCTCGGAGTCCCCGAATCCACCAGAGGAAAGTGCAAGAGGAAATTCGACGTCACCCCCTCCGAGATAGACTACGAGCCTCCTCAGAAAGAAC GGTGCGTGGAGGCGATGCTGGAGATGTCGACCGAGCTGGAGTGCCCGGTGTGCATGGCCTGCCTGAGCCCGCCGATCCGGACCTGCTGGCGGGGGCACGGGATCTGCCGGGCCTGCGTGGGGCGCGTCAAGTCCTGCCCGCTCTGCTCGTCCAAGCTCAACCCGAACCAGAACACGACCCTGGACAAGCTCGTCTCACGGCTCCTTCTCCCGTGCGCCTTCCGCAAGTTCGGGTGCCCAAGGGTCCTCGGCGTCGCCGGGAAGCTCGCCCACGAGAACGAGTGCCCGCTCCGGGTCCTCGAGTGCCCCGTCTCGGTCGGGTGCCCGTGGCGCGGGAAGCAGGGCGAGATGGCCGCCCACCTCCGCCGCGACCACGCCGCCAACTGCACCCTCATCGACTACGACCAGAAGATCACCCGCCGCATGGTCTTCTCCGACGACTTCCACGCCGGCGGCTTCCAGAACGCCAGCGTCAACTCACTCATCGTCATCGACAACGAG GTGCTGGTACTCCACGTCAAAGGTCGCCGGGAGCGGACCCAGCACTACGTCCTGCAGAGCCTGGGCAACGACGAGGCTGCGGCCAAGTTCCGCTACCGTCTCATCCACACCTCTCCACGCGGGCTCTCGCTCACTTACGAGGGCACCCCGATCCCCAACAACCTCCTCGTCGACAGCGTCTGGTCCTCCAACAAGTGCCACCGCATCCCGTGGGAGCTCTACGAGAACTTCTTCGAGCCCGACACCCAGGACGAGACCCTCCAGATCCAGATCTTCAGGAACGAGACCCCGGCCAGGGACGCTGGCGCCGGCGAGGACTCCGCCCCCCGAAAAGCGTAG